From Macaca fascicularis isolate 582-1 chromosome 14, T2T-MFA8v1.1, a single genomic window includes:
- the LRRC56 gene encoding leucine-rich repeat-containing protein 56 isoform X5, which produces MDPGWDRSRGPRPSTSSFRVRELSWQGLHNPCPQSKGPGSQRDSLGEQLVEEYLSPARLALARVDDLRLVRALEMCVDTREGSLGNFGVHLPILDQLKLNGSHLGSLRDLGTSLGHLRVLWLARCGLTDLDGIASLPALKELYASYNNISDLSPLCLLEQLEVLDLEGNSVEDLGQVRYLQLCPRLTTLTLEGNLVCLQPAPGPTNKVPRGYNYRAEVRKLIPQLQVLDEVPAAHTGPPAPPRLSQDWLSVKEAIKKGNGLPWLDCPHGAPIRRLDPELYLPEMQPRASRPWPFSLLVHGGPLPEGLLSEDLAPEDNTSSLTHGAGQVLCGNPTKGLRERRHQCQAREPAEQLPQHRPGDLAASTSSPEPDPADSSDFLALAGLRAWRELGVRALQDLEPAPGAFPSQAPKATRFWQQLPTVVDRPAVQGASAPSPGQLGAWPG; this is translated from the exons ATGGACCCAGGCTGGGACAGATCCCGTGGGCCTCGGCCGAGCACCTCCAGCTTCCGGGTGCGGGAGCTGAGCTGGCAAGGCCTGCACAACCCCTGCCCACAGAGCAAGGGCCCTGGCAGCCAGAGGGACAGCCTTGGAGAGCAGCTGGTGGAAGAGTACCTGTCCCCTGCCCGACTG GCCCTGGCCCGGGTGGATGACCTTCGGCTGGTGAGGGCGCTGGAGATGTGTGTGGACACCCGTGAGGGCAGCCTGGGGAACTTTG GAGTGCACCTGCCCATCCTGGACCAGTTGAAGCTGAACGGCAGCCACCTGGGCTCCCTCAG GGACCTGGGCACGTCTCTGGGCCACCTGCGGGTGCTGTGGCTGGCTCGCTGTGGCCTCACTGACCTGGATGGCATTGCCTCTTTGCCAGCACTTAAG GAACTCTACGCCTCCTACAACAACATCTCGGACCTGAGCCCACTGTGCCTGCTGGAGCAATTGGAGGTGCTGGACCTGGAGGGCAACAGCGTGGAGGACCTGGGGCAGGTACGCTACTTGCAGCTGTGCCCACGCCTGACCACGCTTACCCTGGAGGGCAACCTGGTGTGCCTACAGCCGGCCCCCGGCCCCACCAACAAG GTGCCCAGGGGCTACAACTACAGGGCAGAGGTGAGGAAGCTCATCCCCCAGCTGCAGGTCCTGGACGAAGTGCCGGCTGCACACACAGGCCCACCGGCCCCCCCGAGGCTGAGCCAAGACTGGCTTTCGGTGAAGGAGGCCATCAAGAAGGGCAATGGCCTCCCCTGGCTGG ACTGTCCCCATGGAGCCCCCATCCGGAGACTCGACCCCGAGCTGTACCTGCCTGAGATGCAGCCCCGGGCCTCCAGGCCCTGGCCCTTCTCCCTGCTGGTCCATGGGGGCCCCCTGCCTGAAGGCCTGCTTTCTGAGGACCTGGCCCCAGAAGATAACACCAGCAGCCTCACCCATG GTGCTGGCCAAGTCCTGTGTGGGAACCCCACCAAGGGCCTGCGGGAGCGTAGGCACCAGTGCCAG GCCAGGGAGCCCGCGGAGCAGCTGCCCCAGCACAGGCCAGGAGATCTGGCCGCCAGCACTTCCTCCCCAGAGCCTGACCCTGCAGACAGCTCTGACTTCCTGGCCTTGGCTGGGCTTAGGGCCTGGAGGGAACTTGGCGTGCG AGCCCTCCAGGACCTCGAGCCAGCACCTGGTGCCTTCCCCTCCCAAGCACCCAAGGCCACGAGATTCTGGCAGCAGCTCCCCACGGTGGTCGACAGACCTGCAGTCCAGGGGGCGTCGGCTCCGAGCCCTGGGCAGCTGGGGGCCTGGCCTGGATGA
- the LRRC56 gene encoding leucine-rich repeat-containing protein 56 isoform X6: MDPGWDRSRGPRPSTSSFRVRELSWQGLHNPCPQSKGPGSQRDSLGEQLVEEYLSPARLQALARVDDLRLVRALEMCVDTREGSLGNFGVHLPILDQLKLNGSHLGSLRDLGTSLGHLRVLWLARCGLTDLDGIASLPALKELYASYNNISDLSPLCLLEQLEVLDLEGNSVEDLGQVRYLQLCPRLTTLTLEGNLVCLQPAPGPTNKVPRGYNYRAEVRKLIPQLQVLDEVPAAHTGPPAPPRLSQDWLSVKEAIKKGNGLPWLDCPHGAPIRRLDPELYLPEMQPRASRPWPFSLLVHGGPLPEGLLSEDLAPEDNTSSLTHEPSRTSSQHLVPSPPKHPRPRDSGSSSPRWSTDLQSRGRRLRALGSWGPGLDDGVAAVPVLRALEVASGLSPRAQGHPGPKPAPDAAARPPRAAELSHPSPVPT, translated from the exons ATGGACCCAGGCTGGGACAGATCCCGTGGGCCTCGGCCGAGCACCTCCAGCTTCCGGGTGCGGGAGCTGAGCTGGCAAGGCCTGCACAACCCCTGCCCACAGAGCAAGGGCCCTGGCAGCCAGAGGGACAGCCTTGGAGAGCAGCTGGTGGAAGAGTACCTGTCCCCTGCCCGACTG CAGGCCCTGGCCCGGGTGGATGACCTTCGGCTGGTGAGGGCGCTGGAGATGTGTGTGGACACCCGTGAGGGCAGCCTGGGGAACTTTG GAGTGCACCTGCCCATCCTGGACCAGTTGAAGCTGAACGGCAGCCACCTGGGCTCCCTCAG GGACCTGGGCACGTCTCTGGGCCACCTGCGGGTGCTGTGGCTGGCTCGCTGTGGCCTCACTGACCTGGATGGCATTGCCTCTTTGCCAGCACTTAAG GAACTCTACGCCTCCTACAACAACATCTCGGACCTGAGCCCACTGTGCCTGCTGGAGCAATTGGAGGTGCTGGACCTGGAGGGCAACAGCGTGGAGGACCTGGGGCAGGTACGCTACTTGCAGCTGTGCCCACGCCTGACCACGCTTACCCTGGAGGGCAACCTGGTGTGCCTACAGCCGGCCCCCGGCCCCACCAACAAG GTGCCCAGGGGCTACAACTACAGGGCAGAGGTGAGGAAGCTCATCCCCCAGCTGCAGGTCCTGGACGAAGTGCCGGCTGCACACACAGGCCCACCGGCCCCCCCGAGGCTGAGCCAAGACTGGCTTTCGGTGAAGGAGGCCATCAAGAAGGGCAATGGCCTCCCCTGGCTGG ACTGTCCCCATGGAGCCCCCATCCGGAGACTCGACCCCGAGCTGTACCTGCCTGAGATGCAGCCCCGGGCCTCCAGGCCCTGGCCCTTCTCCCTGCTGGTCCATGGGGGCCCCCTGCCTGAAGGCCTGCTTTCTGAGGACCTGGCCCCAGAAGATAACACCAGCAGCCTCACCCATG AGCCCTCCAGGACCTCGAGCCAGCACCTGGTGCCTTCCCCTCCCAAGCACCCAAGGCCACGAGATTCTGGCAGCAGCTCCCCACGGTGGTCGACAGACCTGCAGTCCAGGGGGCGTCGGCTCCGAGCCCTGGGCAGCTGGGGGCCTGGCCTGGATGATGGGGTAGCTGCGGTGCCTGTCCTGAGAGCCCTGGAGGTGGCCTCGGGCCTGAGCCCTCGAGCCCAGGGACATCCTGGCCCAAAGCCAGCACCAGATGCAGCAGCCAGACCTCCCAGGGCAGCTGAACTCTCTCACCCCAGCCCCGTCCCCACTTAG
- the LRRC56 gene encoding leucine-rich repeat-containing protein 56 isoform X4, which yields MDPGWDRSRGPRPSTSSFRVRELSWQGLHNPCPQSKGPGSQRDSLGEQLVEEYLSPARLQALARVDDLRLVRALEMCVDTREGSLGNFGVHLPILDQLKLNGSHLGSLRDLGTSLGHLRVLWLARCGLTDLDGIASLPALKELYASYNNISDLSPLCLLEQLEVLDLEGNSVEDLGQVRYLQLCPRLTTLTLEGNLVCLQPAPGPTNKVPRGYNYRAEVRKLIPQLQVLDEVPAAHTGPPAPPRLSQDWLSVKEAIKKGNGLPWLDCPHGAPIRRLDPELYLPEMQPRASRPWPFSLLVHGGPLPEGLLSEDLAPEDNTSSLTHGAGQVLCGNPTKGLRERRHQCQAREPAEQLPQHRPGDLAASTSSPEPDPADSSDFLALAGLRAWRELGVRALQDLEPAPGAFPSQAPKATRFWQQLPTVVDRPAVQGASAPSPGQLGAWPG from the exons ATGGACCCAGGCTGGGACAGATCCCGTGGGCCTCGGCCGAGCACCTCCAGCTTCCGGGTGCGGGAGCTGAGCTGGCAAGGCCTGCACAACCCCTGCCCACAGAGCAAGGGCCCTGGCAGCCAGAGGGACAGCCTTGGAGAGCAGCTGGTGGAAGAGTACCTGTCCCCTGCCCGACTG CAGGCCCTGGCCCGGGTGGATGACCTTCGGCTGGTGAGGGCGCTGGAGATGTGTGTGGACACCCGTGAGGGCAGCCTGGGGAACTTTG GAGTGCACCTGCCCATCCTGGACCAGTTGAAGCTGAACGGCAGCCACCTGGGCTCCCTCAG GGACCTGGGCACGTCTCTGGGCCACCTGCGGGTGCTGTGGCTGGCTCGCTGTGGCCTCACTGACCTGGATGGCATTGCCTCTTTGCCAGCACTTAAG GAACTCTACGCCTCCTACAACAACATCTCGGACCTGAGCCCACTGTGCCTGCTGGAGCAATTGGAGGTGCTGGACCTGGAGGGCAACAGCGTGGAGGACCTGGGGCAGGTACGCTACTTGCAGCTGTGCCCACGCCTGACCACGCTTACCCTGGAGGGCAACCTGGTGTGCCTACAGCCGGCCCCCGGCCCCACCAACAAG GTGCCCAGGGGCTACAACTACAGGGCAGAGGTGAGGAAGCTCATCCCCCAGCTGCAGGTCCTGGACGAAGTGCCGGCTGCACACACAGGCCCACCGGCCCCCCCGAGGCTGAGCCAAGACTGGCTTTCGGTGAAGGAGGCCATCAAGAAGGGCAATGGCCTCCCCTGGCTGG ACTGTCCCCATGGAGCCCCCATCCGGAGACTCGACCCCGAGCTGTACCTGCCTGAGATGCAGCCCCGGGCCTCCAGGCCCTGGCCCTTCTCCCTGCTGGTCCATGGGGGCCCCCTGCCTGAAGGCCTGCTTTCTGAGGACCTGGCCCCAGAAGATAACACCAGCAGCCTCACCCATG GTGCTGGCCAAGTCCTGTGTGGGAACCCCACCAAGGGCCTGCGGGAGCGTAGGCACCAGTGCCAG GCCAGGGAGCCCGCGGAGCAGCTGCCCCAGCACAGGCCAGGAGATCTGGCCGCCAGCACTTCCTCCCCAGAGCCTGACCCTGCAGACAGCTCTGACTTCCTGGCCTTGGCTGGGCTTAGGGCCTGGAGGGAACTTGGCGTGCG AGCCCTCCAGGACCTCGAGCCAGCACCTGGTGCCTTCCCCTCCCAAGCACCCAAGGCCACGAGATTCTGGCAGCAGCTCCCCACGGTGGTCGACAGACCTGCAGTCCAGGGGGCGTCGGCTCCGAGCCCTGGGCAGCTGGGGGCCTGGCCTGGATGA
- the LRRC56 gene encoding leucine-rich repeat-containing protein 56 isoform X2 encodes MDPGWDRSRGPRPSTSSFRVRELSWQGLHNPCPQSKGPGSQRDSLGEQLVEEYLSPARLALARVDDLRLVRALEMCVDTREGSLGNFGVHLPILDQLKLNGSHLGSLRDLGTSLGHLRVLWLARCGLTDLDGIASLPALKELYASYNNISDLSPLCLLEQLEVLDLEGNSVEDLGQVRYLQLCPRLTTLTLEGNLVCLQPAPGPTNKVPRGYNYRAEVRKLIPQLQVLDEVPAAHTGPPAPPRLSQDWLSVKEAIKKGNGLPWLDCPHGAPIRRLDPELYLPEMQPRASRPWPFSLLVHGGPLPEGLLSEDLAPEDNTSSLTHGAGQVLCGNPTKGLRERRHQCQAREPAEQLPQHRPGDLAASTSSPEPDPADSSDFLALAGLRAWRELGVRPLPYRHPESQQEGAVAPWGPRRVPEEQVHQAEPKTPPSPPSLASEPSRTSSQHLVPSPPKHPRPRDSGSSSPRWSTDLQSRGRRLRALGSWGPGLDDGVAAVPVLRALEVASGLSPRAQGHPGPKPAPDAAARPPRAAELSHPSPVPT; translated from the exons ATGGACCCAGGCTGGGACAGATCCCGTGGGCCTCGGCCGAGCACCTCCAGCTTCCGGGTGCGGGAGCTGAGCTGGCAAGGCCTGCACAACCCCTGCCCACAGAGCAAGGGCCCTGGCAGCCAGAGGGACAGCCTTGGAGAGCAGCTGGTGGAAGAGTACCTGTCCCCTGCCCGACTG GCCCTGGCCCGGGTGGATGACCTTCGGCTGGTGAGGGCGCTGGAGATGTGTGTGGACACCCGTGAGGGCAGCCTGGGGAACTTTG GAGTGCACCTGCCCATCCTGGACCAGTTGAAGCTGAACGGCAGCCACCTGGGCTCCCTCAG GGACCTGGGCACGTCTCTGGGCCACCTGCGGGTGCTGTGGCTGGCTCGCTGTGGCCTCACTGACCTGGATGGCATTGCCTCTTTGCCAGCACTTAAG GAACTCTACGCCTCCTACAACAACATCTCGGACCTGAGCCCACTGTGCCTGCTGGAGCAATTGGAGGTGCTGGACCTGGAGGGCAACAGCGTGGAGGACCTGGGGCAGGTACGCTACTTGCAGCTGTGCCCACGCCTGACCACGCTTACCCTGGAGGGCAACCTGGTGTGCCTACAGCCGGCCCCCGGCCCCACCAACAAG GTGCCCAGGGGCTACAACTACAGGGCAGAGGTGAGGAAGCTCATCCCCCAGCTGCAGGTCCTGGACGAAGTGCCGGCTGCACACACAGGCCCACCGGCCCCCCCGAGGCTGAGCCAAGACTGGCTTTCGGTGAAGGAGGCCATCAAGAAGGGCAATGGCCTCCCCTGGCTGG ACTGTCCCCATGGAGCCCCCATCCGGAGACTCGACCCCGAGCTGTACCTGCCTGAGATGCAGCCCCGGGCCTCCAGGCCCTGGCCCTTCTCCCTGCTGGTCCATGGGGGCCCCCTGCCTGAAGGCCTGCTTTCTGAGGACCTGGCCCCAGAAGATAACACCAGCAGCCTCACCCATG GTGCTGGCCAAGTCCTGTGTGGGAACCCCACCAAGGGCCTGCGGGAGCGTAGGCACCAGTGCCAG GCCAGGGAGCCCGCGGAGCAGCTGCCCCAGCACAGGCCAGGAGATCTGGCCGCCAGCACTTCCTCCCCAGAGCCTGACCCTGCAGACAGCTCTGACTTCCTGGCCTTGGCTGGGCTTAGGGCCTGGAGGGAACTTGGCGTGCG CCCCCTCCCCTATAGGCACCCGGAGTCCCAACAGGAAGGGGCTGTAGCCCCCTGGGGCCCACGGAGGGTCCCTGAAGAGCAAGTGCACCAGGCAGAACCCAAGACTCCCCCCAGCCCCCCGAGCCTGGCCTCAG AGCCCTCCAGGACCTCGAGCCAGCACCTGGTGCCTTCCCCTCCCAAGCACCCAAGGCCACGAGATTCTGGCAGCAGCTCCCCACGGTGGTCGACAGACCTGCAGTCCAGGGGGCGTCGGCTCCGAGCCCTGGGCAGCTGGGGGCCTGGCCTGGATGATGGGGTAGCTGCGGTGCCTGTCCTGAGAGCCCTGGAGGTGGCCTCGGGCCTGAGCCCTCGAGCCCAGGGACATCCTGGCCCAAAGCCAGCACCAGATGCAGCAGCCAGACCTCCCAGGGCAGCTGAACTCTCTCACCCCAGCCCCGTCCCCACTTAG
- the LRRC56 gene encoding leucine-rich repeat-containing protein 56 isoform X7 produces MDPGWDRSRGPRPSTSSFRVRELSWQGLHNPCPQSKGPGSQRDSLGEQLVEEYLSPARLQALARVDDLRLVRALEMCVDTREGSLGNFGVHLPILDQLKLNGSHLGSLRDLGTSLGHLRVLWLARCGLTDLDGIASLPALKELYASYNNISDLSPLCLLEQLEVLDLEGNSVEDLGQVPRGYNYRAEVRKLIPQLQVLDEVPAAHTGPPAPPRLSQDWLSVKEAIKKGNGLPWLDCPHGAPIRRLDPELYLPEMQPRASRPWPFSLLVHGGPLPEGLLSEDLAPEDNTSSLTHGAGQVLCGNPTKGLRERRHQCQAREPAEQLPQHRPGDLAASTSSPEPDPADSSDFLALAGLRAWRELGVRALQDLEPAPGAFPSQAPKATRFWQQLPTVVDRPAVQGASAPSPGQLGAWPG; encoded by the exons ATGGACCCAGGCTGGGACAGATCCCGTGGGCCTCGGCCGAGCACCTCCAGCTTCCGGGTGCGGGAGCTGAGCTGGCAAGGCCTGCACAACCCCTGCCCACAGAGCAAGGGCCCTGGCAGCCAGAGGGACAGCCTTGGAGAGCAGCTGGTGGAAGAGTACCTGTCCCCTGCCCGACTG CAGGCCCTGGCCCGGGTGGATGACCTTCGGCTGGTGAGGGCGCTGGAGATGTGTGTGGACACCCGTGAGGGCAGCCTGGGGAACTTTG GAGTGCACCTGCCCATCCTGGACCAGTTGAAGCTGAACGGCAGCCACCTGGGCTCCCTCAG GGACCTGGGCACGTCTCTGGGCCACCTGCGGGTGCTGTGGCTGGCTCGCTGTGGCCTCACTGACCTGGATGGCATTGCCTCTTTGCCAGCACTTAAG GAACTCTACGCCTCCTACAACAACATCTCGGACCTGAGCCCACTGTGCCTGCTGGAGCAATTGGAGGTGCTGGACCTGGAGGGCAACAGCGTGGAGGACCTGGGGCAG GTGCCCAGGGGCTACAACTACAGGGCAGAGGTGAGGAAGCTCATCCCCCAGCTGCAGGTCCTGGACGAAGTGCCGGCTGCACACACAGGCCCACCGGCCCCCCCGAGGCTGAGCCAAGACTGGCTTTCGGTGAAGGAGGCCATCAAGAAGGGCAATGGCCTCCCCTGGCTGG ACTGTCCCCATGGAGCCCCCATCCGGAGACTCGACCCCGAGCTGTACCTGCCTGAGATGCAGCCCCGGGCCTCCAGGCCCTGGCCCTTCTCCCTGCTGGTCCATGGGGGCCCCCTGCCTGAAGGCCTGCTTTCTGAGGACCTGGCCCCAGAAGATAACACCAGCAGCCTCACCCATG GTGCTGGCCAAGTCCTGTGTGGGAACCCCACCAAGGGCCTGCGGGAGCGTAGGCACCAGTGCCAG GCCAGGGAGCCCGCGGAGCAGCTGCCCCAGCACAGGCCAGGAGATCTGGCCGCCAGCACTTCCTCCCCAGAGCCTGACCCTGCAGACAGCTCTGACTTCCTGGCCTTGGCTGGGCTTAGGGCCTGGAGGGAACTTGGCGTGCG AGCCCTCCAGGACCTCGAGCCAGCACCTGGTGCCTTCCCCTCCCAAGCACCCAAGGCCACGAGATTCTGGCAGCAGCTCCCCACGGTGGTCGACAGACCTGCAGTCCAGGGGGCGTCGGCTCCGAGCCCTGGGCAGCTGGGGGCCTGGCCTGGATGA
- the LRRC56 gene encoding leucine-rich repeat-containing protein 56 isoform X8 — protein MDPGWDRSRGPRPSTSSFRVRELSWQGLHNPCPQSKGPGSQRDSLGEQLVEEYLSPARLQALARVDDLRLVRALEMCVDTREGSLGNFGVHLPILDQLKLNGSHLGSLRDLGTSLGHLRVLWLARCGLTDLDGIASLPALKELYASYNNISDLSPLCLLEQLEVLDLEGNSVEDLGQVRYLQLCPRLTTLTLEGNLVCLQPAPGPTNKVPRGYNYRAEVRKLIPQLQVLDEVPAAHTGPPAPPRLSQDWLSVKEAIKKGNGLPWLDCPHGAPIRRLDPELYLPEMQPRASRPWPFSLLVHGGPLPEGLLSEDLAPEDNTSSLTHGAGQVLCGNPTKGLRERRHQCQSPPGPRASTWCLPLPSTQGHEILAAAPHGGRQTCSPGGVGSEPWAAGGLAWMMG, from the exons ATGGACCCAGGCTGGGACAGATCCCGTGGGCCTCGGCCGAGCACCTCCAGCTTCCGGGTGCGGGAGCTGAGCTGGCAAGGCCTGCACAACCCCTGCCCACAGAGCAAGGGCCCTGGCAGCCAGAGGGACAGCCTTGGAGAGCAGCTGGTGGAAGAGTACCTGTCCCCTGCCCGACTG CAGGCCCTGGCCCGGGTGGATGACCTTCGGCTGGTGAGGGCGCTGGAGATGTGTGTGGACACCCGTGAGGGCAGCCTGGGGAACTTTG GAGTGCACCTGCCCATCCTGGACCAGTTGAAGCTGAACGGCAGCCACCTGGGCTCCCTCAG GGACCTGGGCACGTCTCTGGGCCACCTGCGGGTGCTGTGGCTGGCTCGCTGTGGCCTCACTGACCTGGATGGCATTGCCTCTTTGCCAGCACTTAAG GAACTCTACGCCTCCTACAACAACATCTCGGACCTGAGCCCACTGTGCCTGCTGGAGCAATTGGAGGTGCTGGACCTGGAGGGCAACAGCGTGGAGGACCTGGGGCAGGTACGCTACTTGCAGCTGTGCCCACGCCTGACCACGCTTACCCTGGAGGGCAACCTGGTGTGCCTACAGCCGGCCCCCGGCCCCACCAACAAG GTGCCCAGGGGCTACAACTACAGGGCAGAGGTGAGGAAGCTCATCCCCCAGCTGCAGGTCCTGGACGAAGTGCCGGCTGCACACACAGGCCCACCGGCCCCCCCGAGGCTGAGCCAAGACTGGCTTTCGGTGAAGGAGGCCATCAAGAAGGGCAATGGCCTCCCCTGGCTGG ACTGTCCCCATGGAGCCCCCATCCGGAGACTCGACCCCGAGCTGTACCTGCCTGAGATGCAGCCCCGGGCCTCCAGGCCCTGGCCCTTCTCCCTGCTGGTCCATGGGGGCCCCCTGCCTGAAGGCCTGCTTTCTGAGGACCTGGCCCCAGAAGATAACACCAGCAGCCTCACCCATG GTGCTGGCCAAGTCCTGTGTGGGAACCCCACCAAGGGCCTGCGGGAGCGTAGGCACCAGTGCCAG AGCCCTCCAGGACCTCGAGCCAGCACCTGGTGCCTTCCCCTCCCAAGCACCCAAGGCCACGAGATTCTGGCAGCAGCTCCCCACGGTGGTCGACAGACCTGCAGTCCAGGGGGCGTCGGCTCCGAGCCCTGGGCAGCTGGGGGCCTGGCCTGGATGATGGGGTAG
- the LRRC56 gene encoding leucine-rich repeat-containing protein 56 isoform X1, protein MDPGWDRSRGPRPSTSSFRVRELSWQGLHNPCPQSKGPGSQRDSLGEQLVEEYLSPARLQALARVDDLRLVRALEMCVDTREGSLGNFGVHLPILDQLKLNGSHLGSLRDLGTSLGHLRVLWLARCGLTDLDGIASLPALKELYASYNNISDLSPLCLLEQLEVLDLEGNSVEDLGQVRYLQLCPRLTTLTLEGNLVCLQPAPGPTNKVPRGYNYRAEVRKLIPQLQVLDEVPAAHTGPPAPPRLSQDWLSVKEAIKKGNGLPWLDCPHGAPIRRLDPELYLPEMQPRASRPWPFSLLVHGGPLPEGLLSEDLAPEDNTSSLTHGAGQVLCGNPTKGLRERRHQCQAREPAEQLPQHRPGDLAASTSSPEPDPADSSDFLALAGLRAWRELGVRPLPYRHPESQQEGAVAPWGPRRVPEEQVHQAEPKTPPSPPSLASEPSRTSSQHLVPSPPKHPRPRDSGSSSPRWSTDLQSRGRRLRALGSWGPGLDDGVAAVPVLRALEVASGLSPRAQGHPGPKPAPDAAARPPRAAELSHPSPVPT, encoded by the exons ATGGACCCAGGCTGGGACAGATCCCGTGGGCCTCGGCCGAGCACCTCCAGCTTCCGGGTGCGGGAGCTGAGCTGGCAAGGCCTGCACAACCCCTGCCCACAGAGCAAGGGCCCTGGCAGCCAGAGGGACAGCCTTGGAGAGCAGCTGGTGGAAGAGTACCTGTCCCCTGCCCGACTG CAGGCCCTGGCCCGGGTGGATGACCTTCGGCTGGTGAGGGCGCTGGAGATGTGTGTGGACACCCGTGAGGGCAGCCTGGGGAACTTTG GAGTGCACCTGCCCATCCTGGACCAGTTGAAGCTGAACGGCAGCCACCTGGGCTCCCTCAG GGACCTGGGCACGTCTCTGGGCCACCTGCGGGTGCTGTGGCTGGCTCGCTGTGGCCTCACTGACCTGGATGGCATTGCCTCTTTGCCAGCACTTAAG GAACTCTACGCCTCCTACAACAACATCTCGGACCTGAGCCCACTGTGCCTGCTGGAGCAATTGGAGGTGCTGGACCTGGAGGGCAACAGCGTGGAGGACCTGGGGCAGGTACGCTACTTGCAGCTGTGCCCACGCCTGACCACGCTTACCCTGGAGGGCAACCTGGTGTGCCTACAGCCGGCCCCCGGCCCCACCAACAAG GTGCCCAGGGGCTACAACTACAGGGCAGAGGTGAGGAAGCTCATCCCCCAGCTGCAGGTCCTGGACGAAGTGCCGGCTGCACACACAGGCCCACCGGCCCCCCCGAGGCTGAGCCAAGACTGGCTTTCGGTGAAGGAGGCCATCAAGAAGGGCAATGGCCTCCCCTGGCTGG ACTGTCCCCATGGAGCCCCCATCCGGAGACTCGACCCCGAGCTGTACCTGCCTGAGATGCAGCCCCGGGCCTCCAGGCCCTGGCCCTTCTCCCTGCTGGTCCATGGGGGCCCCCTGCCTGAAGGCCTGCTTTCTGAGGACCTGGCCCCAGAAGATAACACCAGCAGCCTCACCCATG GTGCTGGCCAAGTCCTGTGTGGGAACCCCACCAAGGGCCTGCGGGAGCGTAGGCACCAGTGCCAG GCCAGGGAGCCCGCGGAGCAGCTGCCCCAGCACAGGCCAGGAGATCTGGCCGCCAGCACTTCCTCCCCAGAGCCTGACCCTGCAGACAGCTCTGACTTCCTGGCCTTGGCTGGGCTTAGGGCCTGGAGGGAACTTGGCGTGCG CCCCCTCCCCTATAGGCACCCGGAGTCCCAACAGGAAGGGGCTGTAGCCCCCTGGGGCCCACGGAGGGTCCCTGAAGAGCAAGTGCACCAGGCAGAACCCAAGACTCCCCCCAGCCCCCCGAGCCTGGCCTCAG AGCCCTCCAGGACCTCGAGCCAGCACCTGGTGCCTTCCCCTCCCAAGCACCCAAGGCCACGAGATTCTGGCAGCAGCTCCCCACGGTGGTCGACAGACCTGCAGTCCAGGGGGCGTCGGCTCCGAGCCCTGGGCAGCTGGGGGCCTGGCCTGGATGATGGGGTAGCTGCGGTGCCTGTCCTGAGAGCCCTGGAGGTGGCCTCGGGCCTGAGCCCTCGAGCCCAGGGACATCCTGGCCCAAAGCCAGCACCAGATGCAGCAGCCAGACCTCCCAGGGCAGCTGAACTCTCTCACCCCAGCCCCGTCCCCACTTAG